In the Streptomyces fradiae ATCC 10745 = DSM 40063 genome, one interval contains:
- a CDS encoding sigma factor-like helix-turn-helix DNA-binding protein, which produces MSQRTTAQSPPSRSRPSGAVPPTPAAEPGPDTPADERSAQAPAPADPRPSTEPAAAGPAEEPASAEPGADAPVDAPGGPASVAPAPVDAPGGPASVAPAPVDAPGGPASVAPAPVDAPGGPASVAPAPVDAPGGPASVAPAPAEPAADASGAPEPGTGPTTATRPPEDTAPRSADAGPAGADPVDAETTAEVPLPTGSAAPGSGGEAPTATGPDAAGPGGDAAPSAGATAAGPGGGAAPVPAVGRGRVEFDALYERAAPALIHQVYLLTGRRGDAFDSVEHAFQRAWEHWPEVFHDPDPVGWVRSRAFEHALAPWRWFRRPRRPGGPPADPVHRALLELPPLYRRTVLLCDGVGLTVDEAAAEAAATVPATTSRLEHARAALLERLPEPVGPEEARERLSALAGAVSTATLPLARSVRTGSERRLRALTGTVFGLTALLAGAVVFSAVTPRSPSPEPAPAPYGSVSDDGAPGRGTSAPPGGGPSAPPSP; this is translated from the coding sequence ATGAGCCAACGCACCACCGCTCAGTCCCCGCCCTCCCGGTCCCGGCCGTCCGGGGCCGTCCCCCCGACCCCCGCCGCCGAGCCCGGCCCCGACACGCCAGCCGACGAGCGGTCCGCGCAGGCGCCCGCGCCCGCGGACCCCCGGCCCTCGACCGAGCCCGCGGCGGCCGGGCCCGCCGAGGAGCCCGCCTCCGCGGAGCCCGGCGCGGACGCGCCCGTCGACGCGCCCGGTGGACCCGCATCCGTCGCCCCCGCGCCCGTTGACGCGCCCGGTGGACCCGCATCCGTCGCCCCCGCGCCCGTTGACGCGCCCGGTGGACCCGCATCCGTCGCCCCCGCGCCCGTTGACGCGCCCGGTGGACCCGCATCCGTCGCCCCCGCGCCCGTCGACGCGCCCGGTGGACCCGCATCCGTCGCCCCCGCGCCCGCCGAACCCGCCGCCGACGCGTCCGGGGCCCCCGAGCCGGGCACGGGCCCCACCACCGCCACCCGGCCGCCGGAGGACACCGCCCCCCGGTCGGCGGACGCCGGGCCGGCCGGTGCCGACCCGGTGGACGCGGAGACCACCGCCGAGGTGCCCCTGCCCACCGGGTCCGCCGCCCCCGGGTCCGGCGGTGAGGCGCCCACGGCCACCGGTCCGGACGCCGCCGGGCCCGGCGGCGACGCGGCCCCGTCCGCCGGCGCGACGGCCGCCGGGCCCGGCGGTGGCGCGGCCCCCGTGCCCGCCGTCGGCAGGGGTCGGGTGGAGTTCGACGCGCTCTACGAGCGGGCGGCGCCCGCCCTGATCCACCAGGTGTACCTGCTCACCGGCCGCCGCGGGGACGCCTTCGACTCCGTCGAGCACGCCTTCCAGCGGGCGTGGGAGCACTGGCCCGAGGTCTTCCACGACCCGGACCCGGTCGGCTGGGTCCGGTCGCGCGCCTTCGAGCACGCGCTCGCCCCCTGGCGGTGGTTCCGCCGGCCCCGGCGCCCCGGGGGGCCGCCCGCCGACCCGGTGCACCGCGCTCTGCTGGAGCTGCCGCCGCTGTACCGCCGCACCGTGCTGCTCTGCGACGGCGTCGGCCTGACCGTCGACGAGGCCGCCGCGGAGGCCGCCGCGACCGTTCCGGCCACGACCAGCCGCCTGGAGCACGCACGGGCCGCCCTCCTGGAGCGGCTCCCCGAACCGGTCGGCCCGGAGGAGGCGCGGGAGCGGCTGAGCGCCCTGGCGGGCGCGGTGTCCACGGCGACGCTGCCGCTGGCCCGCTCGGTGCGCACCGGCAGTGAGCGCCGGCTGCGCGCCCTGACCGGCACCGTGTTCGGGCTCACGGCCCTTCTCGCCGGCGCGGTCGTCTTCTCGGCGGTCACCCCGCGGTCCCCGTCCCCGGAGCCCGCACCGGCCCCGTACGGGAGCGTCAGCGACGACGGTGCGCCGGGGCGCGGCACGTCCGCCCCGCCCGGCGGCGGCCCGTCCGCCCCGCCGAGCCCGTGA
- a CDS encoding DUF2267 domain-containing protein, giving the protein MRYDEFLTRVRERGEYYDQEEAAHITRAVLGVLGHRVAPGEAADLARLLPSGLGELLAPDGDRPAEGFGIEEFQRRVGMRTGPRPRTAEWDATAVLTTLAEMVPGEELDRIVGRLPDGYAALFGMAASPD; this is encoded by the coding sequence ATGCGGTACGACGAGTTCCTCACGCGGGTGCGTGAGCGGGGCGAGTACTACGACCAGGAAGAGGCCGCGCACATCACCCGTGCGGTGCTGGGGGTGCTCGGCCACCGCGTCGCGCCCGGCGAGGCGGCCGACCTGGCCCGGCTGCTGCCGAGCGGCCTCGGCGAGCTGCTCGCCCCCGACGGCGACCGCCCGGCCGAGGGCTTCGGTATCGAGGAGTTCCAGCGGCGCGTCGGGATGCGCACCGGACCGCGTCCTCGTACCGCCGAGTGGGACGCGACCGCCGTCCTGACCACGCTGGCCGAGATGGTGCCCGGCGAGGAGCTGGACCGGATCGTCGGGCGGCTCCCCGACGGCTACGCCGCGCTCTTCGGCATGGCCGCCTCACCCGACTGA
- a CDS encoding ATP-binding protein: protein MATGPPAHDGADDLETRFTGALEDVTAARLVTDRYLDALERAARPSEPDRRDDVLLVVTELAGNAVQYAPGPFSLRLRRTFDGVHVVVRDSNPRPPVPRPWSPADNTGAVGWYLVNALATQVNVETRPEGKDVHVFLPW, encoded by the coding sequence GTGGCCACCGGCCCGCCCGCGCACGACGGCGCCGACGACCTGGAGACCCGCTTCACCGGGGCGCTGGAGGACGTGACCGCCGCCAGGCTGGTCACCGACCGCTACCTGGACGCCCTGGAGCGCGCCGCCCGGCCCAGCGAGCCGGACCGGCGCGACGACGTGCTGCTCGTCGTGACCGAGCTGGCGGGCAACGCCGTCCAGTACGCGCCGGGGCCGTTCTCCCTGCGGCTGCGGCGCACGTTCGACGGGGTCCACGTCGTCGTACGGGACAGCAACCCGCGCCCGCCGGTCCCGCGCCCCTGGTCGCCGGCCGACAACACCGGGGCGGTGGGCTGGTACCTGGTGAACGCGCTCGCCACGCAGGTGAACGTGGAGACCCGGCCCGAGGGCAAGGACGTCCACGTCTTCCTGCCGTGGTGA
- the bla gene encoding class A beta-lactamase, protein MSSCRREKGSIVDRTTARPNRRAVLATGVGAALAATAAAAGPAHAAPGRGARVEGRLRALERTHDARLGAFAYDTGTGRTVAYRADERFPIASMFKTIAVAAVLRDLDRDGEVLARRVHYTADYVKRSGYSPVTGLPENVANGMTVAELCEATLTRSDNTAANLLLRDLGGPTAVTRFCRSVGDHVTRLDRWEPELNSAEPGRVTDTTSPRAIGRTYGRLILGDLLAAHDRERLTRWMLDNRTSDERFRKGLPADWLLADKTGGGDYGTNNDAGVAWPPGRPPVVLAVQTTRFTPDAEADNVLVAEAARLLAEAMTD, encoded by the coding sequence ATGTCGTCCTGCCGTAGGGAGAAGGGGTCCATCGTGGATCGCACCACCGCACGTCCGAACCGCCGAGCCGTCCTCGCCACAGGGGTGGGGGCCGCGCTGGCGGCCACCGCGGCAGCGGCGGGCCCCGCGCACGCCGCTCCGGGGCGGGGCGCCCGCGTCGAGGGGCGCCTGCGGGCGCTGGAGCGCACGCACGACGCGCGGCTCGGCGCGTTCGCGTACGACACGGGCACGGGGCGGACGGTGGCGTACCGCGCGGACGAGCGCTTCCCGATCGCGTCGATGTTCAAGACGATCGCCGTCGCCGCCGTGCTGCGCGACCTGGACCGGGACGGCGAGGTCCTCGCCCGGCGCGTCCACTACACGGCGGACTACGTGAAGCGGTCGGGCTACTCCCCCGTCACCGGGCTGCCGGAGAACGTGGCGAACGGCATGACCGTCGCCGAGCTGTGCGAGGCGACGCTGACCCGCAGCGACAACACGGCGGCCAACCTGCTCCTGCGCGATCTGGGCGGCCCGACCGCGGTGACCCGTTTCTGCCGCTCCGTCGGCGACCACGTCACCCGGCTGGACCGCTGGGAGCCCGAGCTGAACTCGGCCGAGCCCGGGAGGGTCACCGACACCACGTCGCCGCGCGCCATCGGCCGCACGTACGGGCGGCTGATCCTCGGCGACCTGCTGGCGGCGCACGACCGGGAGCGGCTGACGCGGTGGATGCTGGACAACCGGACGAGTGACGAGCGGTTCCGCAAGGGCCTGCCCGCGGACTGGCTGCTGGCGGACAAGACGGGCGGCGGCGACTACGGCACCAACAACGACGCGGGGGTCGCCTGGCCGCCCGGACGCCCGCCGGTCGTGCTGGCCGTCCAGACGACCCGGTTCACCCCGGACGCCGAGGCCGACAACGTCCTCGTCGCGGAGGCGGCACGCCTCCTGGCGGAGGCGATGACCGACTGA
- a CDS encoding glycoside hydrolase family 65 protein — MRDWTWEFEGYAPERESLRESLCTLANGYFSTRGALPECAADGTHYPGTYVAGCYDRLVSEVAGRQVENEDLVNLPNWLPVRYRVADGAEPGPWLEPAHEFLTDHVVSLDVRGGVLERRSRYEDDDGRRLAVRQLRLVHMGDPHVAALRTEFTAENWSGALEVEAALDGAVANTGVARYRQLASRHLEDLKTGETADGRVWLSCRTVSSEVRIGLAARTTAPADADVVHAEGRVTQRYLLTLQPGAPVVVDKVVALHTSRDRAISDPLHAAVDRVGRADGFGRLVATHRAAWQQLWRRGELEVPEQAGRILRLHLFHVLQTLSPHTADLDVGVPARGLHGEAYRGHVFWDELFVLPYLNLHFPEVSRALLAYRHRRLGRARAAARDAGRAGAMYPWQSGSDGREEAQRVHLNPRSGHWLPDHSHLQHHVGSAIAYNVWRYWEATGDDEFLHTKGAETLLEIARFWADSAQYDEALDRYRIRGVMGPDEYHDAYPGAAAPGLDDNAYTNVTAAWVLARALQLMAELPEPRRRELEERIGLHHGETALWEEVSRRLYVPFHDGVISQFHGYGELEELDWEGLRHKYGDIRRLDRILEAEGDTVNRYQASKQADVLMLGYLFQPAELRGLLRRLGHVLDDDTWWRTVDYYLRRTSHGSTLSVLVHGWVLARVRRAGAWEFCQEALEADIADVHGGTTGEGIHLGAMAGTLDLVQRGLTGLETRGGTLRLDPVRLPELSEYAFTLRFHGHWGVRLRMTPDSLHVAVPESGVAPIDIALPGTAVSIEPGRSVRLPLPE, encoded by the coding sequence ATGAGGGACTGGACGTGGGAGTTCGAGGGGTACGCGCCGGAGCGCGAGTCGCTGCGCGAGTCCCTGTGCACCCTGGCGAACGGCTACTTCTCGACGCGCGGCGCGCTGCCCGAGTGCGCCGCGGACGGCACGCACTACCCGGGGACGTACGTCGCCGGCTGCTACGACCGGCTCGTCTCGGAGGTGGCCGGGCGGCAGGTCGAGAACGAGGACCTGGTGAACCTGCCGAACTGGCTGCCGGTGCGCTACCGGGTGGCCGACGGCGCCGAGCCGGGTCCGTGGCTGGAGCCCGCGCACGAGTTCCTCACCGACCACGTGGTCTCCCTCGACGTGCGCGGCGGCGTGCTGGAGCGGCGCAGCCGGTACGAGGACGACGACGGGCGGCGCCTGGCGGTGCGGCAGCTCCGGCTGGTCCACATGGGCGACCCGCACGTGGCGGCGCTGCGCACCGAGTTCACCGCCGAGAACTGGTCGGGGGCGCTGGAGGTGGAGGCCGCGCTGGACGGCGCGGTCGCCAACACGGGTGTGGCCCGGTACCGGCAGCTCGCGTCGCGGCACCTGGAGGACCTGAAGACCGGCGAGACCGCGGACGGCCGGGTGTGGCTGAGCTGCCGTACGGTCTCGTCCGAGGTGCGGATCGGGCTGGCCGCGCGGACGACGGCACCCGCGGACGCCGATGTGGTGCACGCGGAGGGCCGGGTGACGCAGCGGTACCTGCTGACGCTGCAACCGGGCGCGCCGGTCGTGGTGGACAAGGTGGTGGCGCTGCACACCTCGCGGGACCGGGCGATCTCCGACCCGCTGCACGCGGCGGTGGACCGGGTGGGCCGGGCGGACGGCTTCGGGCGGCTGGTGGCGACGCACCGGGCGGCGTGGCAGCAGCTGTGGCGGCGCGGCGAGCTGGAGGTGCCGGAGCAGGCGGGCCGGATCCTGCGGCTGCACCTGTTCCACGTGCTGCAGACGCTGTCGCCGCACACCGCCGACCTGGACGTGGGCGTGCCGGCGCGCGGGCTGCACGGGGAGGCGTACCGGGGCCATGTGTTCTGGGACGAGCTGTTCGTGCTGCCGTATCTGAACCTGCACTTCCCCGAGGTGTCGCGGGCCCTGCTGGCCTACCGCCACCGGCGGCTCGGGCGGGCGCGGGCGGCGGCGCGGGACGCGGGCCGCGCGGGGGCGATGTACCCCTGGCAGAGCGGCAGCGACGGCCGGGAGGAGGCGCAGCGGGTGCACCTCAACCCCCGGTCGGGGCACTGGCTGCCGGACCACTCGCACCTCCAGCACCATGTGGGCTCGGCCATCGCGTACAACGTGTGGCGGTACTGGGAGGCGACCGGCGACGACGAGTTCCTGCACACCAAGGGCGCCGAGACGCTGCTGGAGATCGCCCGGTTCTGGGCGGACTCGGCGCAGTACGACGAGGCGCTGGACCGGTACCGGATCCGCGGGGTGATGGGGCCCGACGAGTACCACGACGCGTATCCGGGGGCGGCGGCGCCCGGCCTGGACGACAACGCGTACACGAACGTGACGGCGGCCTGGGTGCTGGCGCGGGCGCTGCAGCTCATGGCGGAGCTGCCGGAGCCGCGGCGGCGGGAGCTGGAGGAGCGGATCGGGCTGCACCACGGCGAGACGGCGCTGTGGGAGGAGGTGTCGCGGCGGCTGTACGTGCCGTTCCACGACGGGGTGATCAGCCAGTTCCACGGCTACGGGGAGCTGGAGGAGCTGGACTGGGAGGGGCTGCGGCACAAGTACGGGGACATCCGGCGGCTGGACCGCATCCTGGAGGCGGAGGGCGACACGGTCAACCGCTACCAGGCGTCCAAGCAGGCGGACGTGCTGATGCTCGGCTACCTGTTCCAGCCGGCGGAGCTGCGGGGCCTGCTGCGGCGGCTGGGGCACGTGCTGGACGACGACACATGGTGGCGGACCGTCGACTACTACCTGCGGCGCACCAGCCACGGCTCGACGCTGAGCGTGCTGGTGCACGGGTGGGTGCTGGCGCGGGTGCGGAGGGCGGGCGCCTGGGAGTTCTGCCAGGAGGCGCTGGAGGCGGACATCGCCGACGTGCACGGCGGGACGACCGGTGAGGGCATCCACCTGGGCGCCATGGCGGGCACCCTGGACCTGGTGCAGCGGGGGCTGACGGGCCTGGAGACGCGGGGCGGCACACTGCGGCTGGACCCGGTGCGGCTGCCGGAGCTGTCGGAGTACGCGTTCACGCTGCGGTTCCACGGGCACTGGGGGGTGCGGCTGCGGATGACGCCGGACAGCCTGCACGTGGCGGTGCCGGAGTCGGGCGTCGCGCCGATCGACATCGCGCTGCCGGGGACGGCGGTGTCCATCGAGCCGGGCCGCTCGGTACGGCTGCCGCTGCCGGAGTAG